A single region of the Nitrosomonas sp. Is79A3 genome encodes:
- the holB gene encoding DNA polymerase III subunit delta', which yields MADIFIWQQEIWRKLTQNREFRGHALLLKGKKGIGKYEFARQLAKSLLCTAPTAAHKACGECLSCGWFEQSSHPNFYPVMPEALTVNPGEHSEKEETEEKSGSTATKKTASQQIGVDQIRKLTDFVYMTGHQNGYKVILIYPAEAMNTASANALLKKLEEPPENVLFILVTHQAQRLLPTIRSRCQQIAIPVPDVETSVAWLKQQAISDPAGCLAAASYSPLQALLLDKGEHAAHYEQFIQQIGHPNQLDPLSLAAALQQTSLSVVVNWLQKWCYDLVSYRTTGKIRYYLNQLTPIKTLSGQIDLLECITFARALNAKQQLSHHPLNPRLFLEELFIGYAAMMRNK from the coding sequence ATGGCTGATATTTTTATCTGGCAGCAGGAAATCTGGCGGAAATTGACGCAGAATCGCGAATTTCGCGGGCATGCATTATTGCTCAAAGGGAAAAAGGGAATCGGCAAATATGAATTTGCGCGTCAACTGGCGAAATCTTTGTTATGCACTGCGCCGACTGCAGCGCATAAAGCGTGCGGGGAATGTTTAAGCTGCGGATGGTTTGAACAAAGCAGTCACCCGAATTTTTATCCGGTCATGCCGGAAGCGTTAACAGTCAATCCAGGCGAGCATAGCGAAAAAGAAGAGACCGAGGAAAAATCCGGCAGCACTGCGACCAAGAAAACCGCCAGTCAGCAAATCGGTGTCGATCAGATCCGCAAACTGACCGATTTTGTTTATATGACCGGGCATCAAAACGGTTACAAAGTTATCCTGATTTATCCGGCTGAAGCGATGAATACGGCATCCGCCAATGCGCTGTTAAAAAAACTCGAAGAGCCGCCGGAAAATGTTCTGTTTATTCTGGTCACGCATCAAGCGCAACGTTTGTTGCCGACGATACGCAGCCGTTGCCAGCAAATCGCCATTCCGGTTCCCGATGTTGAAACTTCTGTGGCATGGTTAAAACAGCAGGCGATCAGTGATCCTGCAGGTTGTCTCGCAGCCGCCAGCTATTCTCCATTACAGGCTTTGTTGTTGGATAAAGGGGAACATGCGGCGCACTATGAGCAATTCATCCAGCAAATCGGTCACCCCAATCAACTGGATCCGCTTTCTCTGGCCGCTGCCTTGCAGCAAACTAGTCTTTCTGTCGTCGTCAATTGGCTGCAAAAGTGGTGCTACGACCTGGTCAGTTACCGCACCACCGGGAAGATTCGCTACTATTTGAACCAGTTGACTCCAATTAAAACACTAAGCGGGCAGATTGATTTACTGGAATGTATTACTTTTGCCCGGGCTTTAAATGCCAAGCAACAACTGTCGCATCATCCGCTGAATCCCCGGCTGTTCCTGGAAGAGCTGTTCATTGGCTATGCAGCGATGATGCGTAATAAATAA
- the ampD gene encoding 1,6-anhydro-N-acetylmuramyl-L-alanine amidase AmpD, with protein sequence MPIDAIGLLDTAQFIASPNCDERPAGTEISLLVIHNISLPPNEFGGNGVIELFTNQINPQAHPYYQSLQELKVSAHFFIRRDGAVIQFVSCHDRAWHAGVSSWQGKDRCNDYSIGIELEGSDITPFTDAQYTTLIALTQCLCGHYPIKDIAGHSDIAPGRKTDPGPYFDWERFDNGLRPDVIRRSTRSTPT encoded by the coding sequence ATGCCCATTGATGCTATCGGTTTGCTGGATACCGCTCAATTTATCGCTTCACCCAATTGTGATGAACGCCCGGCGGGCACGGAAATCAGCTTATTGGTGATCCATAACATCAGCCTTCCGCCGAACGAATTTGGCGGCAATGGGGTGATTGAATTATTTACCAACCAAATCAACCCGCAGGCGCATCCGTATTATCAATCCTTGCAAGAACTCAAAGTATCCGCGCATTTTTTCATTCGCCGGGATGGTGCGGTGATTCAGTTTGTGTCCTGTCATGATCGTGCTTGGCATGCCGGTGTATCCAGTTGGCAAGGCAAAGATCGCTGCAATGATTACTCGATTGGCATTGAACTGGAAGGCAGTGATATCACGCCGTTTACTGATGCGCAATATACAACACTGATTGCACTGACACAGTGCTTATGCGGCCACTATCCGATCAAGGATATCGCCGGGCACTCCGACATCGCCCCCGGTCGCAAAACCGATCCGGGGCCTTATTTTGATTGGGAAAGATTTGACAACGGTCTACGCCCAGACGTGATCAGGCGATCAACACGTAGCACACCAACGTAA
- a CDS encoding transposase, with product MPNYRRNRQPGGTYFFTANLLDRKSQWLVTHIDELRIAVRKTRQLYPFHIDAWVVLPEHLHCIWTLPEGDTDYSNRWRLIKKTFSKSIPKIEYRSEARIKRHERGIWQRRFWEHTIHNDADYAAHMDYIHYNPVKHGWVKSVKDWPYSTFHQMVKKGIYPEDWAGCEAEAWETGERN from the coding sequence ATGCCAAACTACCGGCGCAACCGGCAACCTGGTGGCACTTATTTTTTCACGGCTAATTTGCTTGACCGCAAATCGCAATGGCTGGTTACGCATATTGACGAACTGCGCATAGCCGTGCGGAAAACTCGGCAATTGTATCCGTTTCATATTGATGCCTGGGTTGTGCTGCCGGAGCATTTGCATTGCATTTGGACATTACCCGAGGGGGATACGGATTATTCCAACCGCTGGCGCTTGATCAAGAAAACTTTCTCCAAATCAATTCCCAAAATAGAATACCGCTCTGAGGCCCGGATCAAACGCCATGAACGCGGCATCTGGCAGCGGCGTTTTTGGGAACACACTATCCACAATGACGCAGACTATGCTGCTCATATGGATTACATCCATTACAATCCGGTAAAGCATGGCTGGGTAAAATCGGTGAAAGATTGGCCTTATTCAACGTTTCATCAGATGGTTAAGAAGGGGATTTACCCAGAGGATTGGGCGGGGTGTGAAGCAGAAGCATGGGAGACCGGTGAAAGGAATTGA
- a CDS encoding formylglycine-generating enzyme family protein: MKGIDSPEMNWTTMDDATLIHPTKNKIGRTDKRSAIRQQISYNRCTTKMDSTLLPPAFPAPWASEWGQDRFGLYMDLNYQGIRQRFRWIIPGIFLMGSKKSEPESSDNETQHQVTLSHGFWLADSACTQALWIVVMGKENNPSRFQDTANLPVENISWNQVQQFITQLNKLYPELFVRLPTEAQWEYACRASTTTPFCFGENITPEQVNYNGNYPYAGGEKGLYRGRTVPVKSLLPNPWGLYEMHGNVWEWCTDWYEEKYSTRAVTDPVGPADGTFRVLRGGSWNFNGGEVRSAYRFRRGPVNRLIDIGFRLTLG; the protein is encoded by the coding sequence GTGAAAGGAATTGATTCGCCGGAAATGAATTGGACTACGATGGATGACGCTACGCTTATCCATCCTACAAAAAATAAGATTGGTAGGACGGATAAGCGTAGCGCCATCCGTCAACAAATTTCATACAACAGGTGTACAACCAAAATGGATAGCACATTATTACCGCCCGCTTTCCCCGCCCCCTGGGCCAGCGAATGGGGTCAGGATCGGTTTGGTTTATACATGGATTTGAACTATCAAGGTATCCGCCAGCGCTTCCGCTGGATCATTCCTGGAATATTTCTGATGGGTTCGAAAAAATCGGAACCGGAAAGCAGTGATAACGAAACCCAGCACCAAGTAACATTATCACATGGCTTTTGGCTGGCCGATAGCGCCTGCACGCAAGCCTTATGGATAGTAGTGATGGGAAAAGAAAATAATCCCAGCCGCTTTCAGGATACTGCGAATCTTCCGGTAGAAAATATCAGTTGGAATCAAGTACAACAATTCATCACACAATTGAACAAGCTTTATCCGGAACTATTCGTCCGATTACCAACCGAAGCGCAATGGGAATATGCTTGCCGTGCCAGTACCACAACACCATTCTGCTTTGGAGAAAATATCACACCAGAGCAAGTAAATTATAATGGCAATTATCCCTATGCGGGTGGAGAGAAAGGCCTGTACCGTGGAAGAACTGTTCCGGTTAAATCGTTGCTGCCGAATCCCTGGGGATTATATGAGATGCATGGCAATGTGTGGGAATGGTGCACCGATTGGTATGAGGAAAAATACTCCACTCGAGCAGTGACCGATCCGGTTGGTCCAGCAGACGGTACTTTCCGCGTGCTGCGCGGTGGTTCCTGGAACTTCAATGGCGGGGAAGTGCGTTCCGCTTACCGCTTCAGGCGCGGACCTGTCAATCGCCTCATCGACATCGGGTTCCGCTTGACTCTAGGTTGA
- a CDS encoding formylglycine-generating enzyme family protein: MVWERLVLIHAAGENDEALQKMAQVLGYETKPLQISSFQHESDSDSSDNTHKPESSLPINTTSEPAPRPSARFLRVNKREQLTQSNDLNTNQPHYLHDPSYRLTAESAPKGTFQFAPPRPLFAMSRLLPFLHNGLGQPQKTGKIDYPRVTRWLANAKPIRRLPNLSRNRWPQRLQIIVDTRAALEPYWSDFADIIAQLKKLLGTEAVTSLRFEEDTLGKLPAQVIAWPTQENDDWFTWRVPAADVAILILSDLGISDSYPEARIRWQRMFRHLHTHSAPILTLSPADQSPQNLSLCRLINPNPLNDTYRVPRHPNRRGFRLPQPAAEKFEDILTLLSPLPLIDKGLLRRLRDQLKWGSSELESQIWNHPDVHRTSLGIRVHDSVIKKYHRRYQQKFTHSPESAKLWQCVQEHHKEAFEGLHRLEALNHCVMEVSDQTNDIRHYFQRLCATTTQETTQKNALLMQCQTILNCLPTDVWRSSMDDLAYDLYAMAHQEDIRAGRWPDHLEPGFDPSRLLWVLDEQKHNERVQWQVKQIGSRGELICQQRTQNTEVVPPVVQFDAHPAFPPTYRFSSPADQNPSMIRTGQTFNLNNDIITIQTAWQRLELEAIDKPDWATDIWCNAEGLSVRLPAWRGVAHTAKWFTGEAGRAGSWLIPLPFGIDQYGLYADLFIHPQITELSSSEELITQRFRWITPGTFLMGSPDSEPERSHNETQHEVTLTNGFWLADSACTQALWTAVMAENPSHFQDDPNLPVENVTWLDAQQFIEKLNALFPDLYTNLPTEAQWEYACRAGTQTPFSFGENITPEQVNYNGERPYAGGEKGLYREKTVPVKSLPANPWGLYEMHGNVWEWCTDWHDKYPKQAVTNPLSPDEGTYRVLRGGCWYDLNWHTRSARRAGIEPVKRNFYIGFRLVLAR, encoded by the coding sequence ATGGTTTGGGAGCGACTGGTACTGATTCATGCAGCGGGAGAAAATGACGAAGCGTTGCAAAAAATGGCGCAAGTGCTCGGCTACGAAACAAAACCGCTACAAATCTCGTCTTTTCAGCACGAATCCGATAGCGATAGTTCCGATAACACGCACAAACCTGAATCCTCGTTACCAATCAATACCACCAGCGAACCTGCTCCACGCCCTTCTGCCCGATTTTTACGCGTTAACAAACGTGAACAACTCACCCAGTCAAATGATTTAAATACTAACCAACCACATTATCTGCACGATCCGAGCTATCGTCTGACTGCGGAATCAGCACCTAAGGGCACCTTCCAATTCGCGCCTCCGCGCCCATTATTCGCAATGTCGCGCTTGCTGCCGTTTCTGCATAACGGTTTAGGGCAGCCCCAGAAAACCGGCAAAATAGATTATCCGCGGGTAACTCGGTGGTTAGCAAATGCCAAGCCCATACGGCGCTTGCCTAATCTATCCCGCAATCGTTGGCCGCAGCGCTTACAAATCATCGTGGATACCCGAGCTGCTCTGGAACCTTACTGGTCTGATTTCGCTGACATTATCGCGCAGCTTAAGAAGCTGTTGGGCACAGAGGCTGTCACTTCCTTGCGATTTGAAGAAGATACACTGGGTAAATTGCCTGCGCAGGTAATTGCCTGGCCTACACAAGAAAATGATGATTGGTTTACATGGCGTGTGCCTGCTGCCGATGTAGCAATCCTAATTTTGAGTGACTTAGGAATCAGCGACTCGTATCCTGAAGCGCGGATTCGCTGGCAACGGATGTTTAGACACTTGCACACCCATTCAGCACCGATACTGACACTGAGCCCCGCAGACCAATCACCACAAAACTTATCGCTATGCCGGTTAATCAACCCAAATCCGCTAAATGATACCTATCGCGTACCTCGCCACCCGAACCGACGCGGTTTTAGGTTACCCCAACCTGCCGCGGAGAAATTCGAAGATATTCTGACACTTTTATCGCCTTTACCCTTGATTGACAAGGGATTGCTGCGGCGTTTACGTGATCAATTAAAATGGGGAAGTAGCGAGCTGGAAAGCCAAATCTGGAATCATCCCGATGTCCATCGAACCAGCCTTGGTATTCGCGTGCATGACTCAGTGATTAAAAAATACCATCGGCGGTATCAACAAAAATTTACCCACTCACCCGAGTCCGCGAAATTGTGGCAATGCGTGCAAGAACATCATAAAGAAGCATTCGAAGGTCTGCATCGACTGGAAGCACTCAATCACTGCGTAATGGAAGTTAGTGATCAAACCAATGACATCCGTCACTATTTCCAGCGATTGTGCGCCACGACGACGCAGGAAACAACGCAAAAAAATGCTTTACTGATGCAGTGCCAAACGATTCTGAATTGCCTTCCTACAGATGTTTGGCGCAGTTCGATGGATGACTTGGCGTATGATTTATACGCAATGGCACACCAAGAAGATATCCGCGCAGGACGATGGCCTGATCACTTAGAACCCGGTTTCGATCCAAGCCGTCTGTTATGGGTGCTGGATGAACAAAAGCACAATGAGCGCGTGCAATGGCAAGTCAAGCAAATCGGATCGCGCGGTGAATTGATTTGCCAGCAACGTACCCAAAATACTGAAGTTGTCCCCCCAGTCGTTCAATTTGACGCACACCCTGCATTCCCGCCGACTTACCGCTTTTCTTCCCCGGCAGACCAAAACCCGTCAATGATACGCACTGGTCAAACGTTCAACTTAAATAATGACATCATCACGATACAAACCGCATGGCAGCGGCTGGAACTGGAAGCCATCGACAAACCTGATTGGGCTACCGACATCTGGTGTAATGCCGAAGGCTTATCTGTCAGGCTGCCGGCCTGGCGCGGCGTAGCACATACAGCCAAGTGGTTTACTGGGGAAGCAGGCAGGGCGGGTTCCTGGCTTATTCCATTACCATTCGGTATCGATCAATACGGCCTTTATGCAGATCTGTTCATACACCCTCAAATTACCGAATTATCCTCTTCTGAAGAGCTCATCACCCAACGCTTCCGCTGGATCACCCCCGGCACCTTCCTGATGGGCTCCCCGGATTCAGAACCGGAAAGAAGCCATAACGAAACACAGCATGAAGTCACACTGACAAATGGTTTCTGGCTGGCCGACAGCGCTTGTACGCAAGCATTATGGACAGCGGTAATGGCTGAAAATCCCAGCCATTTCCAGGATGATCCGAATCTGCCGGTAGAAAATGTCACTTGGCTCGATGCGCAGCAATTTATCGAAAAATTAAATGCGCTGTTTCCGGATTTGTACACCAATCTTCCAACTGAGGCGCAATGGGAATACGCCTGCCGTGCTGGCACCCAAACACCGTTTTCTTTTGGAGAAAATATCACACCCGAGCAAGTCAACTATAATGGCGAGCGTCCCTATGCCGGAGGCGAGAAAGGCCTATATCGTGAGAAAACAGTGCCGGTAAAATCATTGCCGGCGAATCCATGGGGATTGTATGAAATGCATGGCAATGTGTGGGAATGGTGCACGGATTGGCATGACAAATACCCCAAACAAGCGGTAACAAACCCACTTAGTCCTGATGAAGGTACTTACCGTGTCCTGCGTGGCGGTTGCTGGTATGACCTCAACTGGCACACGCGTTCCGCTCGCCGCGCCGGAATCGAGCCTGTCAAGCGCAACTTCTACATCGGGTTCCGCTTGGTCCTAGCAAGGTAG
- a CDS encoding heme-binding protein produces the protein MTNKLKQFAIGVSTLSLWALSTPAFAQDFPTQKVLPLELSTQAAMAAIKKCHDDGFKVSVAIVDQSGLLKVQLKADGAGPHTLDSSRRKAYTANSLRDSTHKYAVLVTQKPELQSLTRLNENILLLGGGFPIKIGGEVVGGIGVGGAPGIEFDEVCASAALKVLKADDKFEKK, from the coding sequence ATGACAAACAAACTTAAACAATTTGCAATCGGTGTTTCAACGCTATCACTCTGGGCATTATCCACTCCCGCTTTCGCGCAGGATTTTCCGACGCAAAAGGTTTTACCGCTGGAATTATCAACCCAGGCTGCAATGGCGGCAATCAAAAAATGCCATGACGATGGCTTCAAAGTCAGCGTAGCCATTGTCGACCAATCCGGATTGCTCAAAGTACAGCTAAAAGCCGATGGTGCCGGGCCGCATACATTAGATAGCAGCCGCCGCAAGGCCTACACCGCCAATAGTCTACGCGATTCGACGCATAAATATGCGGTACTGGTGACGCAAAAACCGGAATTGCAAAGTTTGACCCGACTGAACGAAAATATTTTGTTATTGGGCGGCGGTTTTCCGATTAAGATCGGCGGTGAAGTGGTCGGCGGCATCGGCGTGGGCGGCGCACCGGGGATTGAGTTTGATGAAGTGTGCGCCAGTGCGGCGCTGAAAGTCTTGAAGGCGGATGATAAGTTTGAGAAGAAGTAA
- a CDS encoding transposase — MGEIKFEKKTLVEAINTTLQETEQTTAEQSVATPGGRFHVRWDEGGSATALGQLPFFAEFLEVSGLFTRWVDGCPMDYTSPNAPKVVDVLGTWLLSILDGQRRYAHVAGLRGDEVAPRILGMNKIISDESLRRALAHLAPAPCKKYGSEEERAAHAVQLAKSTAWMDKALGESTQESLRTPWILDADTSVKLLYGHQAGAEIGYNPTKPGRPSHTLHTYWIGNIRLVLDVEVQSGKASAAKHSLPRLCRLIERLAAEERPALVRGDSAFGNQGVMVEMERIEQHYLFKLRQTAGVKRLIERQWQQGDWQNAGQGFDAVEGKLRLTGWSGARRVVVLRRRIKDSMAAAETSNENQQPMLHFIDHSDKVKLWEYAILVTNTNYSLDAIGQLYRDRADCENGFDELKNQWGWGGYTTQDLERCNLSARAVALIYNWWSWYVRLAHPKTRLEAITSRPMLLSGIARLTQHAGQSRLLLTLTHAAGDHIKSMISNIRKGLDHVLANAPQLTIADHWGVLVRYIINKIIATRPKNSQLLGFLPPSLAIGVT; from the coding sequence ATGGGTGAAATTAAATTTGAGAAGAAGACACTGGTCGAGGCGATCAATACTACTTTGCAGGAGACGGAACAAACGACGGCTGAACAAAGCGTAGCCACTCCTGGTGGCCGGTTTCACGTTCGCTGGGACGAAGGCGGAAGCGCCACAGCACTGGGGCAATTACCATTCTTTGCCGAGTTTTTGGAAGTTTCTGGGTTATTCACCCGCTGGGTGGATGGATGTCCAATGGATTACACCAGTCCCAACGCACCCAAGGTAGTTGATGTGCTTGGCACCTGGCTATTATCGATCTTGGATGGACAGCGGCGCTATGCACATGTTGCCGGGCTGCGCGGCGATGAAGTTGCTCCCCGGATACTCGGCATGAACAAGATCATCAGTGACGAGAGTCTGCGTCGCGCACTGGCGCACTTGGCACCGGCCCCATGCAAGAAGTATGGTAGCGAAGAAGAACGCGCTGCCCACGCAGTCCAACTGGCGAAGAGCACAGCATGGATGGATAAAGCCTTGGGTGAGAGTACCCAAGAATCTTTACGCACACCCTGGATACTCGATGCCGACACCAGCGTCAAACTGTTGTATGGTCACCAGGCAGGTGCCGAGATTGGCTACAACCCAACCAAGCCGGGACGGCCGAGCCATACTTTGCACACCTACTGGATCGGCAACATTCGACTGGTGCTCGATGTCGAGGTACAAAGCGGTAAAGCCAGTGCGGCGAAACATAGCCTACCGCGCCTGTGCCGGCTAATTGAGCGACTCGCTGCCGAGGAACGCCCCGCCCTGGTGCGCGGTGACAGTGCCTTTGGCAATCAGGGGGTAATGGTCGAGATGGAGCGAATTGAACAGCACTACCTCTTCAAGCTACGGCAAACTGCCGGAGTTAAGCGACTGATCGAGCGGCAATGGCAGCAAGGCGACTGGCAGAACGCGGGGCAAGGCTTTGACGCGGTGGAAGGCAAGCTTCGGCTGACGGGTTGGAGTGGTGCGCGGCGTGTAGTGGTACTGCGGCGGCGAATCAAAGACAGCATGGCGGCAGCCGAGACGAGCAATGAGAACCAGCAGCCGATGCTCCACTTCATTGACCATTCAGACAAGGTTAAACTCTGGGAATACGCTATATTGGTGACCAATACAAACTACTCCCTCGACGCCATTGGCCAGTTATACCGGGATCGGGCCGACTGCGAGAATGGCTTCGATGAGCTGAAAAACCAATGGGGCTGGGGTGGCTATACCACGCAAGACCTGGAACGTTGCAACCTCTCAGCGCGAGCAGTCGCGCTCATCTACAATTGGTGGAGTTGGTATGTCAGACTGGCACACCCGAAGACACGCCTGGAGGCAATCACTAGCCGTCCCATGTTGCTCAGCGGCATTGCCCGCCTGACCCAGCATGCCGGTCAATCCCGATTGCTGCTCACTCTGACTCACGCAGCCGGAGATCATATCAAGTCGATGATCTCCAATATACGAAAAGGTCTTGATCATGTTCTGGCAAATGCGCCTCAGTTGACCATAGCGGATCATTGGGGCGTACTTGTACGTTATATCATTAACAAAATTATTGCGACCAGACCGAAAAATTCACAGCTCCTCGGTTTCCTTCCACCCTCTTTGGCCATTGGAGTGACCTAA
- the tmk gene encoding dTMP kinase, with protein sequence MKQGKFITLEGIDGAGKSTQLAWIVELLQRAGLNTVVTREPGGTPLGEQLRTLLLDKSITMHPETEALLMFAARREHLDKVILPALTQGQWVISDRFTDASFAYQSGGRGLDGGKLAILEQWVQGKLQPDLTLYFDVPVEVGQQRVSQIKSVDRFEKEQADFFQRVRAAYLDRAKQFPERIKLIDSSQSLSEVKAAVERTLKVMLNHG encoded by the coding sequence ATGAAGCAAGGCAAATTCATTACGCTAGAAGGCATTGACGGCGCGGGCAAATCGACTCAGCTTGCCTGGATTGTCGAACTATTGCAGCGTGCGGGATTGAACACTGTTGTTACGCGGGAACCGGGCGGGACACCATTAGGCGAACAACTACGTACTTTGTTGCTGGATAAGTCCATCACGATGCATCCTGAGACAGAGGCGCTATTGATGTTTGCTGCACGCCGCGAGCATTTGGATAAAGTCATTTTGCCTGCGTTGACGCAAGGCCAATGGGTGATATCCGATCGTTTTACCGATGCCAGCTTTGCCTATCAGAGCGGAGGCAGGGGATTGGATGGTGGTAAACTGGCGATTTTGGAGCAATGGGTGCAAGGCAAGTTACAGCCCGATTTGACGCTTTATTTTGACGTGCCGGTGGAAGTAGGGCAACAACGCGTCAGTCAAATCAAGAGCGTTGATCGTTTTGAAAAAGAACAAGCCGATTTCTTCCAGCGAGTTCGTGCCGCTTATCTGGACAGAGCCAAACAATTCCCTGAGCGAATCAAGCTTATCGACAGCAGTCAGTCTTTGTCCGAAGTCAAAGCTGCAGTTGAACGCACACTGAAAGTTATGCTGAATCATGGCTGA
- a CDS encoding dienelactone hydrolase family protein yields the protein MRLSLLSSQGDNMIIKTIDYQDGDTQLEGYLAYHDTGKPKPAVLVSHDWSGRRELACKGAERAADMGYVGFAVDMYGKGIFGADGDAEKNGALMAPFAQDRALLRRRINAALHAVRQLPQVDATKVAAMGYCFGGMCVLELARSGADVKGVISIHGIFAPGNVANEPITAKVLCLHGHDDPMVPPEQVLAFETEMTQANVDWQVHVYGGTMHAFTNPKANNPSFGTVYKEVAANRAYRSIADFLGEVFV from the coding sequence GTGAGATTATCACTACTTTCAAGTCAAGGTGACAACATGATTATAAAAACGATCGATTATCAGGATGGCGATACACAACTCGAAGGCTACCTGGCCTATCACGATACCGGCAAACCCAAACCCGCCGTGCTGGTGTCGCACGACTGGAGCGGGCGGCGTGAACTGGCGTGCAAAGGCGCGGAAAGAGCCGCCGATATGGGTTACGTCGGCTTTGCAGTGGATATGTACGGCAAAGGCATATTCGGTGCAGATGGCGACGCGGAAAAGAACGGTGCGTTGATGGCGCCGTTTGCGCAAGATCGTGCCTTATTGCGCCGCAGGATCAACGCCGCATTGCACGCCGTGCGGCAACTGCCGCAAGTCGATGCCACGAAAGTTGCCGCAATGGGTTACTGTTTCGGAGGCATGTGCGTGCTGGAACTGGCGCGTTCCGGCGCGGATGTCAAAGGCGTGATCAGCATTCACGGCATTTTTGCACCCGGCAACGTTGCGAATGAACCAATAACTGCCAAAGTGCTCTGCCTGCACGGCCACGACGACCCGATGGTGCCGCCGGAGCAAGTGCTCGCGTTTGAAACCGAGATGACCCAAGCCAACGTGGATTGGCAAGTGCATGTGTATGGCGGCACAATGCACGCTTTCACCAACCCGAAAGCCAATAATCCGAGTTTTGGCACGGTGTACAAAGAAGTGGCGGCGAACCGGGCGTACCGGTCGATTGCTGATTTTTTGGGGGAAGTGTTTGTATAA